A window of Juglans regia cultivar Chandler chromosome 7, Walnut 2.0, whole genome shotgun sequence contains these coding sequences:
- the LOC109001999 gene encoding protein Brevis radix-like 2, protein MLTCIACSKQLNSNGSLHQQDEDDAVGTPRTKQAVKTITAQIKDIALRASGAYKNCKPCAGSPKDSGNRNYADSDAGSVSARFHCAYRRTGSSNSTPRMWGKEMEARLKGLSSGEGTPASVSGRTESIVFMEEDEPKEWVAQVEPGVLITFVSLPQGGNDLKRIRFSREMFNKWQAQRWWAENYDKVMELYNVQRFNHQAVPLPTPPRSEDESSKIESSRDSPATPPLSKERLPRHFQRPLGMGYSSSDSLDHHPMQSRHFFDAAGLASTPKFSSISGAKTETSSVDGSVRTSSSREAERSGELSVSNASDLESEWVEQDEPGVYITIRALPDGTRELRRVRFSRERFGEMHARLWWEGNRGRIQEQYL, encoded by the exons ATGCTGACGTGTATAGCGTGCTCGAAGCAGCTCAACAGCAATGGATCTCTGCACCAACAGGACGAGGACGACGCCGTTGGGACCCCGAGGACCAAGCAAGCAGTTAAAACGATCACTGCACAG ATCAAGGACATCGCATTGAGGGCTTCAGGTGCTTACAAGAATTGCAAGCCGTGTGCGGGATCACCGAAGGATAGCGGGAACAGGAACTATGCCGACTCTGATGCAGGCTCAGTCTCGGCGAGGTTCCATTGTGCGTATCGCAGAACGGGCAGCTCAAACTCCACGCCGAGGATGTGGGGGAAAGAAATGGAGGCAAGGTTAAAAGGGCTTTCAAGTGGAGAAGGGACACCTGCCTCGGTGAGTGGACGCACCGAGTCAATTGTGTTCATGGAGGAAGACGAGCCTAAGGAATGGGTGGCGCAAGTGGAGCCTGGTGTGCTCATTACTTTTGTTTCCCTGCCTCAGGGAGGGAATGATCTCAAGCGGATTCGATTCAG CCGTGAAATGTTTAATAAATGGCAAGCTCAAAGATGGTGGGCAGAGAACTATGACAAGGTCATGGAGTTATACAATGTACAGAGGTTCAATCACCAGGCCGTCCCACTTCCAACCCCGCCTAGATCTGAAGATGAG aGCTCAAAGATTGAATCTTCCAGGGACAGCCCTGCGACTCCACCACTGAGCAAAGAACGTCTGCCCCGCCACTTCCAGCGTCCACTGGGAATGGGCTATTCTTCATCGGATTCACTTGACCACCACCCTATGCAATCCCGTCATTTCTTTGATGCAGCTGGTCTAGCTTCAACACCTAAATTTTCCAGCATCAGTGGAGCAAAGACTGAGACCTCGTCTGTAGACGGATCTGTCAGGACCAGCTCATCAAGAGAGGCAGAACGCTCTGGAGAGCTTTCCGTGAGCAATGCCAGTGATTTGGAATCTGAATGGGTTGAACAGGATGAGCCGGGAGTCTACATCACAATTAGAGCACTGCCAGATGGCACCAGGGAGCTTCGACGCGTCCGATTTAG CCGAGAAAGGTTCGGAGAAATGCATGCAAGATTGTGGTGGGAAGGAAACCGGGGTCGGATACAAGAACAGTACTTGTAA